The proteins below come from a single Miscanthus floridulus cultivar M001 chromosome 1, ASM1932011v1, whole genome shotgun sequence genomic window:
- the LOC136475931 gene encoding glycerol-3-phosphate acyltransferase RAM2-like, whose product MGETTTVMAASPFPTVEKCSSNDRAGDTVVADLDGTLLCGRSSFPYFAHMAFETGGVLRLLLLIALAPLAGLLYYFVSEPAGIQVLIFSSMAGARVADIEAVARAVLPKFYCADLHPESWRVFSACGRRCVLTANPRVMVEAFLKEYIGTDVVVGTELVVWRGRATGLVRSPGVLVGEQKADALRRTFGDDVAPEVGLGDRKTDYPFMRLCKEGYVVPATPKLKPVPRENLPKPVVFHDGRLVQKPSPALALLTVLWIPIGFLLACLRIAAGALLPMRMVYHAFRALGVRVTIRGNPPPPASRETGQTGVLFICSHRTLLDPIFLSTALGRPITAVTYSVSRLSEILSPIRTVRLTRDRAADAAMIRRLLTEGDLVICPEGTTCREPFLLRFSALFAELTDEIVPVAMENQMSMFHGTTARGWKGLDPFYFFMNPSPGYVVTFLNKLPAELTCNGGGKSSHEVANYIQRLIASTLSYECTNFTRKDKYKALAGNDGTVVSKPNIDKKKVMGC is encoded by the exons ATGGGGGAGACGACGACGGTGATGGCTGCCTCGCCGTTCCCGACGGTGGAGAAGTGCTCGTCCAACGACCGGGCCGGCGACAcggtggtggcggatctggacGGCACGCTGCTGTGCGGGCGGAGCTCCTTCCCGTACTTCGCGCACATGGCGTTCGAGACCGGCGGAGTGCTGCGCCTGCTGCTGCTCATCGCGCTGGCGCCGCTCGCGGGGCTCCTCTACTACTTCGTGTCCGAGCCGGCGGGCATCCAGGTGCTCATCTTCTCGTCCATGGCGGGGGCCAGGGTCGCCGACATCGAGGCCGTGGCGCGGGCGGTGCTGCCCAAGTTCTACTGCGCCGACCTGCACCCGGAGTCGTGGCGCGTGTTCTCGGCGTGCGGCCGCCGGTGCGTACTCACCGCGAACCCGCGGGTCATGGTGGAGGCGTTCCTCAAGGAGTACATCGGCACGGACGTCGTCGTCGGCACGGAGCTCGTCGTGTGGCGAGGCCGCGCCACGGGGCTGGTGCGCTCCCCCGGCGTCCTGGTCGGCGAGCAGAAGGCGGACGCGCTCCGGAGGACCTTCGGCGACGACGTCGCGCCCGAGGTCGGCCTCGGCGACAGGAAGACGGACTACCCGTTCATGAGGCTGTGCAAGGAGGGCTACGTCGTGCCGGCGACGCCCAAGCTGAAGCCCGTGCCACGCGAGAACCTGCCGAAGCCGGTGGTCTTCCACGACGGCCGGCTCGTGCAGAAGCCGTCCCCGGCGCTCGCGCTGCTCACCGTGCTCTGGATCCCGATCGGGTTCCTGCTCGCGTGCCTGCGCATCGCCGCGGGCGCGCTCCTGCCGATGCGCATGGTGTACCACGCGTTCCGAGCCCTCGGCGTCCGCGTCACCATCAGGGGCAACCCTCCGCCGCCGGCCAGCCGCGAGACGGGCCAGACCGGCGTGCTCTTCATCTGCTCCCACCGCACCCTCCTCGACCCCATCTTCCTCTCCACCGCCCTGGGCCGCCCCATCACTGCCGTCACCTACTCG GTCTCGCGGCTGTCGGAAATTCTGTCGCCTATCCGCACGGTGCGCCTGACCCGAGACCGCGCGGCCGACGCGGCCATGATCCGGCGGCTCCTGACCGAGGGCGACCTGGTGATCTGCCCCGAGGGGACGACGTGCCGCGAGCCGTTCCTGCTCCGGTTCTCGGCGCTGTTCGCGGAGCTGACGGACGAGATCGTGCCGGTGGCGATGGAGAACCAGATGAGCATGTTCCACGGGACGACGGCGCGCGGGTGGAAGGGGCTGGACCCCTTCTACTTCTTCATGAACCCGAGCCCCGGGTACGTGGTCACGTTCCTCAACAAGCTCCCAGCCGAGCTCACCTGCAATGGCGGCGGCAAGAGCAGCCACGAGGTGGCCAACTACATCCAGCGGCTCATCGCGTCCACGCTGTCCTACGAGTGCACCAACTTCACCCGGAAGGACAAGTACAAGGCGCTCGCCGGAAACGACGGCACCGTCGTGTCCAAGCCCAACATTGACAAGAAGAAGGTCATGGGCTGCTAG